A genomic region of Streptosporangium lutulentum contains the following coding sequences:
- a CDS encoding RNA polymerase sigma factor: MTKGASVLPEHRGLTDIVQDPEAFETFYRRHVEAVTRFLARRVPDPHAVADLTAEVFLAVLDSAHTYRPGKGSEIAWLYGVARNTVLAERRRSAREMRATGRIAGRRLLEADDISRLEDRIDAESPARRALEAMAALPEGDRALLELVAVDGLSPAEAATVLGIRQGTARVRLHRARRAVKQAPGLIPLMEGTK, encoded by the coding sequence ATGACAAAGGGAGCTTCGGTGCTGCCTGAACACAGGGGACTGACAGACATAGTCCAAGACCCCGAGGCCTTCGAGACTTTCTACCGACGCCACGTCGAGGCCGTAACCCGCTTCCTCGCGAGGCGCGTGCCGGATCCACACGCCGTGGCCGATCTCACGGCGGAGGTGTTCCTCGCCGTCCTGGACTCGGCACACACCTACCGGCCCGGCAAGGGCAGCGAAATCGCCTGGCTGTACGGCGTGGCACGCAACACCGTCCTGGCCGAGCGGCGACGCTCCGCCAGAGAGATGCGAGCGACCGGCCGGATCGCGGGGCGCCGACTGCTGGAGGCCGACGACATCTCACGGCTGGAGGACCGAATCGACGCCGAGTCTCCGGCGCGACGCGCCCTGGAGGCCATGGCCGCGCTGCCGGAGGGCGACCGGGCCCTGCTGGAGCTCGTGGCCGTCGACGGTCTCAGCCCAGCCGAGGCCGCCACCGTGCTCGGCATCCGGCAAGGCACCGCCCGGGTGAGGCTCCACCGGGCCCGGCGCGCCGTTAAGCAGGCTCCCGGCCTCATTCCGCTGATGGAAGGAACGAAATGA
- a CDS encoding GbsR/MarR family transcriptional regulator, with translation MPGDRLTDEDRRHIAAGLAEGLGFAEIGRRLGRPASTVMREVTRNGGPDDYAAQRAQEATRQRARRHRQAKSPAPPVGDSSHGRDPQAVRNLTESFATLLEQQGMPRMTARVLACLYVTDSGTLTAAELVQRLRVSPASISQTVSFLEQQGLIRRERAPGGRRERYVIDDGLWVRSTLAAMHMNDALVAASQHAAETLVAETPAGARFGAAAEFLLLVNAALRQVMEQWQQNQADRDAGRQS, from the coding sequence ATGCCCGGAGACAGACTCACCGATGAGGACCGTCGGCACATCGCTGCGGGGCTGGCCGAGGGGCTCGGATTCGCAGAGATCGGCCGGCGTCTCGGGCGGCCCGCCTCGACCGTCATGCGGGAGGTCACCCGCAACGGCGGACCCGACGATTACGCGGCGCAGCGGGCGCAGGAGGCCACCAGGCAGCGTGCGCGCCGGCACAGGCAGGCCAAGTCACCGGCGCCGCCGGTCGGCGACAGCAGCCATGGGCGTGACCCCCAGGCGGTCCGGAACCTCACGGAATCCTTCGCCACGCTCCTGGAACAGCAGGGGATGCCCCGGATGACGGCCAGGGTGCTGGCCTGCCTGTATGTCACCGACTCCGGTACCCTCACCGCCGCCGAGCTGGTCCAGCGGCTTCGCGTCAGTCCCGCGTCGATCTCGCAGACCGTCTCCTTCCTCGAACAGCAGGGACTGATCAGGCGGGAACGGGCTCCCGGCGGGCGCCGCGAACGCTATGTCATCGACGACGGGCTCTGGGTCCGGTCCACCCTTGCGGCTATGCACATGAACGACGCCCTGGTCGCCGCGTCGCAGCACGCGGCGGAGACCCTCGTGGCCGAGACCCCGGCCGGCGCCCGCTTCGGCGCCGCTGCCGAGTTCCTGCTCCTCGTGAACGCGGCCCTCCGGCAGGTCATGGAGCAGTGGCAGCAGAACCAGGCCGACCGGGACGCCGGGCGCCAGTCATGA
- a CDS encoding ArsI/CadI family heavy metal resistance metalloenzyme: MSRVQLALRVADLEGSIAFYSKLFGVEPAKRRPGYANFAIAEPPLKLVLIEGEAGHDTRLDHLGVEVEDTSHVTAATQRLKDAGLATFEENDTSCCYALQDKVWVHGSGAEPWEVYVVKADADVLGKSANPENQQAPCVCGQAADQNIGEAADRAQPVTVGANSGCC, translated from the coding sequence ATGTCCCGAGTCCAACTCGCCTTGCGCGTCGCCGACCTGGAAGGCTCGATCGCCTTCTACTCCAAACTGTTCGGCGTCGAACCGGCCAAACGCCGCCCCGGCTACGCCAACTTCGCCATCGCCGAGCCCCCGCTCAAGCTGGTCCTGATCGAAGGCGAGGCCGGCCACGACACCCGCCTGGACCACCTCGGCGTCGAGGTCGAAGACACCAGTCACGTCACCGCGGCCACCCAGCGATTGAAGGACGCCGGACTGGCCACCTTCGAAGAGAACGACACCTCCTGCTGTTACGCCCTGCAGGACAAGGTCTGGGTCCACGGCTCCGGCGCCGAGCCCTGGGAGGTCTACGTCGTCAAGGCTGATGCCGATGTCCTCGGCAAGTCCGCCAACCCTGAGAACCAGCAGGCTCCCTGCGTCTGCGGGCAGGCAGCCGACCAGAACATCGGCGAGGCCGCCGACCGTGCCCAGCCGGTCACCGTCGGCGCGAACTCCGGCTGCTGCTGA
- a CDS encoding ArsR/SmtB family transcription factor: MSKQVLPVLQPDQTCCAPMTREPLGEADAAELARMFKALSDPVRLRLLSLIASYEGGEACVCDLTGPFDVSQPTISHHLKVLREAGLVDSERRGTWVYYWVQPVALNRLSALLQAPVPARVGA; encoded by the coding sequence ATGTCGAAACAGGTGCTGCCGGTCCTCCAACCCGATCAGACGTGTTGCGCGCCGATGACCCGCGAACCCTTGGGCGAAGCGGACGCGGCCGAGCTGGCGCGGATGTTCAAAGCGCTGTCGGATCCCGTCCGGCTGCGGCTGCTGTCGCTGATCGCCTCCTACGAGGGTGGCGAGGCATGCGTGTGCGATCTGACCGGCCCGTTCGACGTGTCCCAGCCGACGATCTCCCACCATCTGAAGGTGCTGCGCGAGGCCGGACTGGTCGACTCCGAGCGGCGCGGGACCTGGGTGTACTACTGGGTGCAACCCGTTGCGCTGAACCGCTTGTCGGCCCTGCTGCAGGCCCCCGTCCCCGCGCGAGTCGGCGCGTGA